One region of Sus scrofa isolate TJ Tabasco breed Duroc chromosome 3, Sscrofa11.1, whole genome shotgun sequence genomic DNA includes:
- the NDE1 gene encoding nuclear distribution protein nudE homolog 1 isoform X3 — translation MLHYLVLTARASQERCAWVGDSHGGDGRDLIWCLKEKFETQHSEGYRQISALEDDLAQTKAIKDQLQKYIRELEQANDDLERAKRATIMSLEDFEQRLNQAIERNAFLESELDEKENLLESVQRLKDEARDLRQELAVQQKQEKPRTPMPSSVEAERTDTAVQATGSVPSTPIVHRGPSSSLNTPGTFRRGLDDSTGGTPLTPAARISALNIVGDLLRKVGALESKLASCRNFVYDQSPNRTSGPGSGRGSKSRDGGDRRPGSTSVPLGDKGLGKRLEFGKPPSNISSPSLPSAQGVVKMLL, via the exons ATGCTCCATTACCTGGTGCTGACTGCGAGAGCCTCCCAAGAGAGATGTGCATGGGTTGGAGACAGTCACGGAGGAGATGGGAGGGACTTGATCTGGTGTTTgaag GAGAAGTTTGAAACGCAGCATTCTGAAGGCTACCGGCAGATCTCGGCCTTGGAGGATGACCTTGCCCAGACAAAAGCCATTAAAGATCAACTGCAGAAATACATCAGAGAGTTGGAGCAAGCCAACGACGACTTGGAAAGGGCCAAACG GGCCACCATCATGTCTCTGGAGGACTTTGAGCAGCGCTTGAATCAAGCCATTGAGAGAAATGCCTTCCTGGAGAGCGAACTGGATGAGAAGGAGAATCTCCTAGAATCTGTTCAGCGACTGAAGGATGAAGCCAGAG ATTTGCGGCAGGAACTGGCTGTGCAGCAGAAGCAGGAGAAACCCAGGACCCCCATGCCCAGCTCGGTGGAGGCTGAGAGGACAGACACAGCTGTGCAGGCCACTGGCTCCGTGCCGTCCACCCCCATAGTTCACCGAGGACCCAGCTCCAGCTTGAATACACCCGGGACGTTCAGACGTG GTCTGGATGACTCCACGGGGGGGACCCCCCTCACACCGGCGGCCCGGATATCAGCCCTCAATATCGTGGGCGACCTGCTTCGGAAAGTGGGG GCTCTGGAGTCCAAACTTGCATCCTGCCGGAACTTCGTGTACGATCAGTCCCCAAACCGAACAAGTGGCCCAGGCTCAGGTCGGGGCAGCAAGAGCAGAGATGGCGGCGACCGACGGCCAGGCAGCACCAGCGTGCCTCTGGGTGATAAAGG GTTGGGAAAACGCCTGGAGTTTGGGAAGCCGCcttcaaatatttcctcaccGTCGCTGCCATCAGCCCAGGGTGTAGTCAAGATGTTGCTTTAG
- the NDE1 gene encoding nuclear distribution protein nudE homolog 1 isoform X1 has translation MEDSGKTFSSEEEEANYWKDLAMTYKQRAENTQEELREFQEGSREYEAELETQLQQIETRNRDLLSENNRLRMELETIKEKFETQHSEGYRQISALEDDLAQTKAIKDQLQKYIRELEQANDDLERAKRATIMSLEDFEQRLNQAIERNAFLESELDEKENLLESVQRLKDEARDLRQELAVQQKQEKPRTPMPSSVEAERTDTAVQATGSVPSTPIVHRGPSSSLNTPGTFRRGLDDSTGGTPLTPAARISALNIVGDLLRKVGALESKLASCRNFVYDQSPNRTSGPGSGRGSKSRDGGDRRPGSTSVPLGDKGLGKRLEFGKPPSNISSPSLPSAQGVVKMLL, from the exons ATGGAAGACTCAGGGAAGACTTTCAGCTCTGAGGAGGAAGAAGCTAACTATTGGAAAGACCTGGCTATGACCTACAAGCAGAG GGCGGAGAATACACAGGAGGAACTGCGAGAATTCCAGGAGGGAAGCCGAGAATACGAAGCTGAATTGGAGACGCAGCTGCAGCAGATCGAAACCAggaacagggacctgctgtcgGAAAATAACCGTCTCCGCATGGAGCTGGAGACCATCAag GAGAAGTTTGAAACGCAGCATTCTGAAGGCTACCGGCAGATCTCGGCCTTGGAGGATGACCTTGCCCAGACAAAAGCCATTAAAGATCAACTGCAGAAATACATCAGAGAGTTGGAGCAAGCCAACGACGACTTGGAAAGGGCCAAACG GGCCACCATCATGTCTCTGGAGGACTTTGAGCAGCGCTTGAATCAAGCCATTGAGAGAAATGCCTTCCTGGAGAGCGAACTGGATGAGAAGGAGAATCTCCTAGAATCTGTTCAGCGACTGAAGGATGAAGCCAGAG ATTTGCGGCAGGAACTGGCTGTGCAGCAGAAGCAGGAGAAACCCAGGACCCCCATGCCCAGCTCGGTGGAGGCTGAGAGGACAGACACAGCTGTGCAGGCCACTGGCTCCGTGCCGTCCACCCCCATAGTTCACCGAGGACCCAGCTCCAGCTTGAATACACCCGGGACGTTCAGACGTG GTCTGGATGACTCCACGGGGGGGACCCCCCTCACACCGGCGGCCCGGATATCAGCCCTCAATATCGTGGGCGACCTGCTTCGGAAAGTGGGG GCTCTGGAGTCCAAACTTGCATCCTGCCGGAACTTCGTGTACGATCAGTCCCCAAACCGAACAAGTGGCCCAGGCTCAGGTCGGGGCAGCAAGAGCAGAGATGGCGGCGACCGACGGCCAGGCAGCACCAGCGTGCCTCTGGGTGATAAAGG GTTGGGAAAACGCCTGGAGTTTGGGAAGCCGCcttcaaatatttcctcaccGTCGCTGCCATCAGCCCAGGGTGTAGTCAAGATGTTGCTTTAG
- the NDE1 gene encoding nuclear distribution protein nudE homolog 1 isoform X2, protein MEDSGKTFSSEEEEANYWKDLAMTYKQRAENTQEELREFQEGSREYEAELETQLQQIETRNRDLLSENNRLRMELETIKEKFETQHSEGYRQISALEDDLAQTKAIKDQLQKYIRELEQANDDLERAKRATIMSLEDFEQRLNQAIERNAFLESELDEKENLLESVQRLKDEARDLRQELAVQQKQEKPRTPMPSSVEAERTDTAVQATGSVPSTPIVHRGPSSSLNTPGTFRRGLDDSTGGTPLTPAARISALNIVGDLLRKVGALESKLASCRNFVYDQSPNRTSGPGSGRGSKSRDGGDRRPGSTSVPLGDKGRENWDPVRPCF, encoded by the exons ATGGAAGACTCAGGGAAGACTTTCAGCTCTGAGGAGGAAGAAGCTAACTATTGGAAAGACCTGGCTATGACCTACAAGCAGAG GGCGGAGAATACACAGGAGGAACTGCGAGAATTCCAGGAGGGAAGCCGAGAATACGAAGCTGAATTGGAGACGCAGCTGCAGCAGATCGAAACCAggaacagggacctgctgtcgGAAAATAACCGTCTCCGCATGGAGCTGGAGACCATCAag GAGAAGTTTGAAACGCAGCATTCTGAAGGCTACCGGCAGATCTCGGCCTTGGAGGATGACCTTGCCCAGACAAAAGCCATTAAAGATCAACTGCAGAAATACATCAGAGAGTTGGAGCAAGCCAACGACGACTTGGAAAGGGCCAAACG GGCCACCATCATGTCTCTGGAGGACTTTGAGCAGCGCTTGAATCAAGCCATTGAGAGAAATGCCTTCCTGGAGAGCGAACTGGATGAGAAGGAGAATCTCCTAGAATCTGTTCAGCGACTGAAGGATGAAGCCAGAG ATTTGCGGCAGGAACTGGCTGTGCAGCAGAAGCAGGAGAAACCCAGGACCCCCATGCCCAGCTCGGTGGAGGCTGAGAGGACAGACACAGCTGTGCAGGCCACTGGCTCCGTGCCGTCCACCCCCATAGTTCACCGAGGACCCAGCTCCAGCTTGAATACACCCGGGACGTTCAGACGTG GTCTGGATGACTCCACGGGGGGGACCCCCCTCACACCGGCGGCCCGGATATCAGCCCTCAATATCGTGGGCGACCTGCTTCGGAAAGTGGGG GCTCTGGAGTCCAAACTTGCATCCTGCCGGAACTTCGTGTACGATCAGTCCCCAAACCGAACAAGTGGCCCAGGCTCAGGTCGGGGCAGCAAGAGCAGAGATGGCGGCGACCGACGGCCAGGCAGCACCAGCGTGCCTCTGGGTGATAAAGG GAGAGAAAATTGGGACCCAGTGAGACCCTGCTTCTGA